In Phoenix dactylifera cultivar Barhee BC4 chromosome 1, palm_55x_up_171113_PBpolish2nd_filt_p, whole genome shotgun sequence, the genomic stretch CGGACACCTTCGACGGGGAAATTCTGGCACCCAGTCGATGCAAATTTGGGGGAAGTATTGCCGGAGGGTTTCTTGGAGAGGACCGGAGAAAGGGGATTGGTGTGGCCAAGTTGGGTGCCGCAGAAGGAGATATTAGCTCACGAGGCGGTCGGGGGATTCGTGATGCATTGCGGGTGGAACTCGACCCTGGAGAGCTTGTGGTTCGGGGTGCCGATGCTTGGATGGCCGCTGTATGCGGAGCAGCACCTGAATGCTTTTGAGATGGAGAGGATGCTTGGGGTGGCTGTGCAGCTCAAGGTGGACAGAAGGGGAGGGGGATATGTTGGGGCCAAGGAGTTGGAAAGGGGAGTTAGGTGTTTGATGGGGGACTCTGAGGACGGGAAGAAAGTGAGGGCGAAGGCTGAAGAGATCAGACTGGCAATCAAGAATGCCATAGGGAAAGATGGGTCGTCGTATAATTATTTGGAGCAACTAGCTGAGGACATGAGCAAAGGAGGGGCTTCAAACAAATATTAATCTGGTATGAAGATGTTGTACTTTTTTCCTTTTGAGCACTCCCTTGCCTGGTGAAATGCATGGCCTGTTGAATTATTAGCTTACCGTGTAGGTTAATGGCTATGGCTGGCATGCGAGGCTAGTGGATTACAATTTTAGTTCAACCTGTCTTTAAATGCATTTTGCATCTATGGCTGAGTTCAAGGGTCGCATGCATTTTAAGGCCAGGTCTCAAATACTTT encodes the following:
- the LOC120110275 gene encoding UDP-glycosyltransferase 43-like; the encoded protein is MTEPERVWVPSFSSSPSNYFDSFCLGFGYRFLWCLRTPSTGKFWHPVDANLGEVLPEGFLERTGERGLVWPSWVPQKEILAHEAVGGFVMHCGWNSTLESLWFGVPMLGWPLYAEQHLNAFEMERMLGVAVQLKVDRRGGGYVGAKELERGVRCLMGDSEDGKKVRAKAEEIRLAIKNAIGKDGSSYNYLEQLAEDMSKGGASNKY